A stretch of DNA from Fibrobacter succinogenes:
ACACTTTGAATTTTTTATGCGCTTTTGTTCGGGCTCTTCGAAAGCGCTCAAAGTATCTTTTAAATATAACAGTTCAAGAAACTTAACGGAGCCTTATGAACAACAAACTATTCACATCTCTTTGCGCCGCGCCAGTTGCAGCGATGGCGATCCAAATCGGCGCTTGGGTCGGAGGCCCCGGACAATCCCCGCAGCCCACCAAAGAGAATGTACGGGCGTTCCAAGACTTGCAAGATGCTCATCTTGATCTTATCAGTTACTTTGCAGTTTTCGACGTGGACGACTGGAAGCGGGTGCAAGTTTACGCAGACATCGCAAAAGAAAACGGATCGACGCTAGTCGTCACATGGATGCCCAAAGGCTACAGCGCCCAAGACATTGTGAACGGCAAGACGGACAACTACATCCGAGAGTTCGCAAAGGGCGTCAAAAATTACAGTGAAGAAATCTGGTTGCGCCCCCTGCACGAAGCGAACGGCGATTGGTACGACTGGGGCGTGGGCAAAAAAGGCGCCGGGAATACCGATGCTAATGTCACCGAAGCATTCCGCCGCATCGTCAAGATTTTCCGCGAAGAAAACGT
This window harbors:
- a CDS encoding glycoside hydrolase family 26 protein: MNNKLFTSLCAAPVAAMAIQIGAWVGGPGQSPQPTKENVRAFQDLQDAHLDLISYFAVFDVDDWKRVQVYADIAKENGSTLVVTWMPKGYSAQDIVNGKTDNYIREFAKGVKNYSEEIWLRPLHEANGDWYDWGVGKKGAGNTDANVTEAFRRIVKIFREENVKNVKWVWTTNVTNHGEGATLTGNYPGDEYIDYISIDGYNWGKSQSWSSWKSFAQVFDDAYKALANIDKPLFIAEISSSEKGGSKAEWIADMFEHFSTDYSRVFAVMWFSQSKDYEGDWALNTSQAAVDAWKAGIKKMKTNSKGKKR